The following are from one region of the Thiocapsa rosea genome:
- a CDS encoding Uma2 family endonuclease — MQTQFTPEYRFEDYLAVERESIDVKHEYVAGQVFAMTGGSYEHSLIAANVTRRLGNHLDGGPCTVLTSDMRIRIETADVCAYPDVSVICDAPVFHDERRDVLTNPVLIAEVLSPSTEAYDRGGKFALYRRLPSLRHYLLIAQDQVAVDVFTRQPDGRWLLDAYADPQAEIVLEALDCRLSVRELYDRVVFGSRQEGGTQA, encoded by the coding sequence ATGCAGACACAATTCACACCCGAGTATCGTTTCGAGGACTATCTGGCGGTCGAGCGTGAATCGATCGATGTGAAGCACGAATACGTTGCCGGTCAGGTCTTCGCCATGACCGGCGGGAGCTATGAGCACAGTCTGATCGCGGCCAATGTGACCAGACGGCTTGGCAATCACCTGGATGGTGGCCCCTGTACAGTCCTCACCAGCGACATGCGGATCCGCATCGAGACCGCCGATGTCTGTGCCTATCCGGATGTCAGCGTGATCTGTGACGCCCCGGTCTTCCATGATGAGCGGCGCGATGTGCTGACCAATCCGGTGCTGATCGCCGAAGTGCTCTCGCCCTCGACCGAGGCCTATGACCGCGGCGGCAAGTTCGCGCTCTACCGTCGGTTGCCGAGCTTGCGCCACTATCTGCTGATCGCGCAGGACCAGGTCGCGGTGGATGTCTTCACCCGCCAGCCGGACGGCCGCTGGCTGCTCGACGCCTATGCGGACCCGCAAGCAGAGATTGTGCTGGAGGCGCTGGACTGCCGACTGTCGGTGCGCGAACTCTATGATCGGGTGGTGTTTGGATCCAGACAGGAGGGCGGAACGCAGGCATAA
- the pglX gene encoding BREX-2 system adenine-specific DNA-methyltransferase PglX, with protein MIQPQRLLADLQSLLPRLEQDILAYTRTRPELEAHLEAEYAKAREANRTAEHFVAWREAQITQAAAAWVLTGVFIRFLEDNRLLEAPLISGPADSSGDGSADGAGRRTGQGALQQAKDRQSVYFAEHPTHAERDYLLSVFEELATLPAMAELLDRAHNPLWQLPLSADGAKALIDFFQRLDPATGEIIHDFTDARPDGGLDTRFLGDLYQDLSESVRKRYALLQTPEFVERFILDHTLEPAKAAFGLPGLKLIDPTCGSGHFLLSAFQRLFDDWQQREPATNARALVQRALDAIHGVDINPYAIAIARFRLLIAAMAAAGSDRLKDAPDFHFNLAVGDSLLHGWRHESQGQGIQGDMLDDSLTHVFEVEDKAKLERILGQRYPVVVGNPPYITVKDKALNQAYRDKYPTCHRQYSLGVPFTERFFDLALPGPVPQGDNRPAGFVGMITANSFMKREFGKKLIEAYLPRKDLTHVIDTSGAYIPGHGTPTVILFGRNQTPRGDRLRAVLGIRGEPSTPEDAAQGKVWRSIVDLLERPGSENAFISVVDQERGLYARHPWSVGGGGASELKELIESAARTAGPAPATQAPEDATHASGNAAPAASPTRRSSASRGDRSREAGASSPGSRSGSFVTRSLGDYASEIGFGAVTREDQAYLIGEKVCRRIGIQDAQIRPLVEGEWVRDWSIDNPVGGIWPYAADCSRAQADDAVSHFLWPLKTQLSQRVAYGLSQLERGLHWFEYSMFFEKRFKVPLSITFAEVATHNHFVLDSGGKVFKQTAPVIKLPAGTTVDDHLALLGLLNSSTACFWIKQVFHCKGSTVDTKGARQTTVAFENFYQIAGTGLKQFPIAPDPEDKARDLAHHLDQLARDLTALDPSEILSRSHGDHGEPPASPPCLRVSVRDPELDQLAALDPSEILSRSHGDHGEPPESPPCLRVSVRDPELDQLAALDPSEILSRSHGDHGEPPESPPRLRVSVRDPELDQLAALDPSEILSRSHGDHGEPPESPPCLRVSVRDPELDQLAALDPSEILSRSHGDHGEPPESPPCLRVSVRDPELDQLAALDPSEILSRSHGDHGEPPESPPCLRVSVRDPELDQLAALDPSEILSRSHGDHGEPPESPPCLRVSVRDPKSALAEAEHQSESLRRQMIALQEELDWLNYRLYGLTDDDLCYGTTPPEMRLGERPFEILLARRLLAGETQTTWFARHNSTPATEIPDHWPADYRELTERRLQAMADNPWIRLIEQPEYKRRWNREPPESRRRRALRDWLLDHLEGLCQSPELLTVAQLAERARHAESFQQVAALYTGSDTFDARTLVGELVEGDQVPQMAAARYKPKAMPKHRAWRETWDKQRAEDAIDARTALDPADPHHLTAEQAKALKAEQIGDIQLPPKYASTDFRKPSYWGLRGKLDVPKERFFSLPGCERAGDATPVIGWAGLDHLQRAGAIATWYLERKEQDGWGAERLLPMLVALDELIPWLKQWHNALDPEFGERLGDYYEGFLLEELRRLELSRDELQAWEPAATARGRRSRGESA; from the coding sequence ATGATCCAACCCCAACGGCTCCTCGCCGACCTCCAATCCCTGCTGCCCCGGCTGGAGCAGGACATCCTCGCCTACACCCGCACCCGACCGGAGCTGGAGGCGCACCTCGAGGCCGAGTACGCCAAGGCGCGGGAGGCGAACCGCACCGCGGAGCATTTTGTCGCCTGGCGCGAGGCGCAGATCACCCAGGCCGCCGCGGCGTGGGTGCTGACCGGCGTCTTCATCCGCTTTCTGGAGGACAACCGGTTGCTGGAGGCGCCGCTGATCTCGGGGCCGGCGGACAGCTCGGGGGATGGCTCGGCCGATGGCGCGGGCAGGAGAACGGGGCAGGGCGCCCTGCAACAGGCAAAGGACCGGCAGAGCGTCTATTTCGCGGAACATCCCACCCATGCCGAGCGCGACTATCTGCTCTCCGTCTTCGAGGAGTTGGCGACCCTGCCCGCGATGGCCGAGCTGCTCGACCGCGCCCACAACCCGCTCTGGCAGCTCCCGCTCTCGGCCGACGGTGCGAAGGCCCTGATCGACTTCTTCCAGCGGCTCGACCCCGCAACCGGCGAGATCATCCACGACTTCACCGACGCCCGCCCCGACGGGGGCCTGGACACCCGCTTCCTCGGCGATCTCTACCAAGATCTTTCCGAGAGCGTGCGCAAGCGCTATGCCTTGCTCCAGACCCCCGAGTTCGTCGAGCGCTTCATCCTCGATCACACCCTGGAGCCGGCCAAGGCCGCCTTCGGTCTGCCGGGGCTCAAGCTGATCGACCCCACCTGCGGCTCGGGTCACTTCCTGCTGAGCGCCTTCCAGCGTCTGTTCGACGACTGGCAGCAGCGCGAGCCCGCCACCAACGCCCGCGCCCTGGTCCAGCGCGCGCTCGACGCCATCCACGGCGTCGACATCAACCCCTATGCCATCGCCATCGCCCGCTTCCGCCTGCTGATCGCCGCCATGGCGGCGGCGGGCAGCGACCGGCTCAAAGACGCGCCCGACTTCCATTTCAACCTCGCCGTCGGCGACTCGCTCCTGCACGGGTGGCGACACGAATCGCAAGGGCAGGGCATCCAGGGCGACATGCTCGATGACAGCCTGACCCACGTCTTCGAGGTCGAAGACAAGGCCAAGCTCGAACGCATCCTCGGCCAACGCTACCCGGTCGTGGTCGGCAATCCGCCCTATATCACCGTCAAGGACAAGGCGCTGAATCAGGCGTATCGGGATAAGTACCCGACCTGTCATCGCCAATATTCGCTCGGCGTGCCCTTCACCGAACGCTTCTTCGATCTGGCCCTGCCTGGCCCGGTTCCACAGGGGGACAACCGCCCGGCCGGATTCGTCGGCATGATTACCGCCAACTCCTTCATGAAACGCGAGTTCGGCAAAAAGCTGATCGAGGCGTATTTGCCGCGCAAGGATCTCACCCATGTGATCGATACCTCCGGGGCCTACATCCCCGGTCACGGCACGCCGACCGTGATCCTCTTCGGGCGCAACCAGACGCCCCGAGGTGATCGGCTGCGCGCCGTGCTCGGGATTCGCGGAGAGCCGAGCACGCCCGAGGATGCGGCGCAGGGCAAGGTGTGGCGGTCGATCGTCGATCTGCTGGAGCGGCCGGGAAGCGAGAACGCCTTTATCAGCGTGGTGGATCAGGAGCGCGGGCTGTATGCAAGACATCCCTGGAGTGTCGGAGGAGGCGGTGCGTCCGAGCTGAAAGAGCTGATCGAGTCCGCCGCCCGGACCGCTGGCCCCGCCCCAGCCACCCAAGCCCCCGAGGACGCCACCCACGCATCTGGTAACGCAGCTCCAGCTGCGTCACCCACGCGAAGAAGCTCCGCTTCACGAGGCGACCGGTCTCGCGAAGCTGGAGCTTCGTCTCCTGGGTCACGAAGCGGGAGCTTCGTGACCAGGTCACTCGGTGACTACGCCAGTGAAATCGGTTTCGGAGCAGTGACGCGCGAAGACCAAGCTTACTTGATCGGCGAGAAGGTGTGCCGACGTATCGGGATTCAGGATGCTCAGATCCGACCGCTGGTCGAGGGTGAGTGGGTGCGCGACTGGTCGATCGACAATCCTGTTGGTGGGATTTGGCCGTATGCCGCGGACTGTTCTCGCGCGCAAGCTGATGATGCGGTGAGCCACTTTTTGTGGCCGCTCAAGACTCAGTTGTCGCAGAGGGTTGCTTATGGCTTGAGCCAGTTGGAGCGTGGTCTTCATTGGTTCGAGTATTCGATGTTCTTCGAGAAGCGCTTCAAAGTGCCCCTCTCAATCACCTTCGCCGAAGTCGCCACCCATAATCATTTCGTCCTCGACAGTGGCGGCAAAGTCTTCAAGCAGACCGCACCGGTCATCAAGCTACCCGCCGGGACCACTGTGGATGATCATCTGGCACTACTGGGCCTGCTCAACAGTTCGACCGCATGTTTCTGGATCAAACAGGTGTTTCACTGCAAAGGAAGCACTGTCGATACCAAAGGTGCTCGGCAAACGACAGTCGCGTTTGAGAATTTCTACCAGATCGCAGGAACCGGCCTGAAGCAATTCCCCATCGCCCCGGATCCCGAAGACAAGGCACGCGACCTCGCCCACCACCTCGACCAACTCGCCCGCGATCTCACCGCGCTCGACCCGTCCGAAATCCTCTCACGGAGTCACGGAGATCACGGAGAACCGCCGGCATCCCCTCCGTGTCTCCGTGTCTCCGTGAGAGATCCCGAGCTTGACCAGCTCGCCGCACTCGACCCGTCCGAAATCCTCTCACGGAGTCACGGAGATCACGGAGAACCGCCCGAATCCCCTCCGTGTCTCCGTGTCTCCGTGAGAGATCCCGAGCTTGACCAGCTCGCCGCACTCGACCCGTCCGAAATCCTCTCACGGAGTCACGGAGATCACGGAGAACCGCCTGAATCCCCTCCGCGTCTCCGTGTCTCCGTGAGAGATCCCGAGCTTGACCAGCTCGCCGCACTCGACCCGTCCGAAATCCTCTCACGGAGTCACGGAGATCACGGAGAACCGCCCGAATCCCCTCCGTGTCTCCGTGTCTCCGTGAGAGATCCCGAGCTTGACCAGCTCGCCGCACTCGACCCCTCCGAAATCCTCTCACGGAGTCACGGAGATCACGGAGAACCGCCCGAATCCCCTCCGTGTCTCCGTGTCTCCGTGAGAGATCCCGAGCTTGACCAGCTCGCCGCGCTCGACCCCTCCGAAATCCTCTCACGGAGTCACGGAGATCACGGAGAACCGCCCGAATCCCCTCCGTGTCTCCGTGTCTCCGTGAGAGATCCCGAGCTTGACCAGCTCGCCGCGCTCGACCCCTCCGAAATCCTCTCACGGAGTCACGGAGATCATGGAGAACCGCCCGAATCCCCTCCGTGTCTCCGTGTCTCCGTGAGAGATCCCAAATCCGCACTCGCCGAAGCCGAGCACCAGTCCGAGTCGCTCCGGCGCCAAATGATCGCCCTCCAGGAAGAGCTCGACTGGCTCAACTACCGTCTCTACGGCCTGACCGACGACGACCTCTGCTACGGCACCACCCCGCCCGAGATGCGTCTCGGCGAGCGTCCCTTCGAGATCCTCCTCGCCCGCCGCCTTTTGGCGGGCGAGACCCAGACCACCTGGTTCGCGCGCCACAACAGCACCCCCGCCACCGAGATCCCCGACCACTGGCCGGCAGACTACCGCGAGCTGACCGAACGCCGGCTTCAGGCGATGGCCGACAACCCCTGGATCCGTCTGATCGAGCAGCCCGAGTACAAGCGCCGCTGGAATCGCGAGCCACCGGAGAGCCGCCGGCGCCGCGCACTGCGCGACTGGCTGCTCGATCATCTGGAAGGGCTCTGCCAGTCCCCCGAGCTGCTGACCGTCGCCCAGCTCGCCGAGCGCGCCCGGCACGCCGAGTCCTTCCAGCAGGTCGCCGCGCTTTACACCGGCTCCGACACCTTCGATGCCCGCACCCTGGTCGGCGAGCTGGTCGAGGGCGATCAGGTGCCGCAGATGGCCGCCGCGCGCTACAAGCCGAAAGCCATGCCCAAGCACCGCGCCTGGCGGGAGACCTGGGACAAGCAGCGCGCCGAGGACGCCATCGACGCCCGCACCGCACTCGATCCGGCCGACCCGCACCACCTGACCGCCGAGCAGGCCAAGGCGCTCAAGGCCGAGCAGATCGGCGACATCCAGCTGCCGCCCAAATACGCCTCCACGGATTTTCGCAAGCCGAGCTACTGGGGCCTGCGCGGCAAGCTCGACGTTCCCAAGGAGCGCTTCTTCAGCCTACCCGGCTGCGAGCGCGCCGGCGACGCCACCCCGGTCATCGGCTGGGCCGGGCTGGATCATCTGCAGCGCGCCGGGGCCATCGCCACCTGGTATCTCGAGCGCAAGGAGCAGGACGGCTGGGGCGCCGAACGCCTCCTGCCCATGCTGGTCGCGCTCGACGAGCTCATCCCCTGGCTCAAGCAATGGCACAATGCCCTCGATCCCGAATTCGGCGAGCGTTTGGGCGACTATTACGAGGGCTTCCTGCTCGAGGAGCTGCGCCGGTTGGAGCTGTCACGCGACGAGCTGCAGGCGTGGGAGCCGGCGGCGACTGCACGGGGTCGCAGAAGTCGGGGTGAGTCCGCGTAG
- a CDS encoding type II toxin-antitoxin system VapC family toxin, whose translation MTPSFILVIDASVIIKWLFLDPEREAGTEQATSLMAAVARGDHAVWNA comes from the coding sequence ATGACGCCCTCCTTCATCCTGGTCATCGACGCCAGCGTCATCATCAAGTGGCTCTTCCTGGATCCGGAGCGCGAAGCCGGTACGGAACAGGCGACCTCATTGATGGCCGCCGTCGCACGTGGCGATCATGCCGTCTGGAATGCTTGA
- a CDS encoding type II toxin-antitoxin system HicB family antitoxin — protein sequence MRYAIVIEKAAGNFSAYVPDLPGCIATGTTVEEAAKEIKEAIAFHLEGMREDGITPPVPKSQVEYVEVAA from the coding sequence ATGCGCTATGCCATCGTCATCGAAAAAGCAGCAGGCAATTTTTCCGCCTACGTTCCTGATCTTCCCGGCTGCATTGCCACGGGGACAACGGTCGAGGAAGCCGCGAAGGAAATCAAGGAGGCGATTGCCTTCCACTTGGAGGGTATGCGAGAAGATGGAATCACACCTCCCGTCCCGAAAAGCCAGGTTGAATACGTGGAAGTCGCCGCCTGA
- a CDS encoding phage resistance protein, protein MSVLIKDLIHIPERVQRGDFVLNLASGLEADAVEQTLRDYVVTPQLARCFEDALSFVKSTVNSQQNRNKGAYLHGSFGTGKSHFMAVLHLLLQGNVQARAIPELGAAVAKHSDWMQSRNILLVPYHMIGAASIEAGVLGGYARHIRKLHPGAPVPGFYMSERLFDDARAMRGHLGDERFFGALNAAGRGGSNDGWGDVATGWDAVSFDAVISGQPGGQPGGQPSEDGRDRLVSDLVGSLFTSFADLANTQSGGYLEFDEGLRVMTRHAKALGYDAVILFLDELILWLASRLSDRNFISSEIQKVVKLVETGIPRELPVISFIARQRDLREFVGDQYSGVEQEILSDSLKYWEGRFHTITLEDRNLPVIAQRRLLAPVDEAARGQIEAAFAQTEKMREDAFNLLLTSQGDREMFRALYPFSPALVQALVALSSALQRERTALKVMLMLLVEQRETLALGSVIPVGDLYDVIASEAEPFSEQMRQHFDNAKLLFERKLIPLLEMEHQSGVQALLELPPGDLRRQAFNNDLRLLKTLVLAALVPEVESFKQLTATKLAALNHGTIRSPIPGQEAPTVMQKCRKWAGQVGEIKISEDTSPIIGIQLSGVDTESILEQARINDNDGNRRRLVKEMVFDAFGIRDDNQLFVEHEWVWRGTRRRVEVLFQNIREMTDERYFEARDDQWKVIIDFPFDTGTYSPTDDQARVREFEGAGGQARTLCWLPYFLSHGARQNLGKLVVLEDILKSEDSFNRYSRHLSPQDRASARTLLDNQRSQLRQQIKDILMGAYGVAASLPGSLDNTDLLESQLMSLQPGFTPRPPQGTTMARAFEQLLGQALAFQYPDHPAFFETQGDGEVRPSDLGKIFLELRRAIHAPHGRIDVDSPLRPLMRQIAQPLKLGEMHERHFIFKEDWPQHLGRELAKTGGEVTVAALRTAMDLPQPKGLPTAVQNLLILIFAEHGQYAFTFHGGPYEDVSLKDIRDDLVLIKQDLAEPAQWKQALDHAGALFGLTINPLRTANNQNALQKEVRDAVKTYLEPCRELLSALTEQLDALGLSASGNRLANAKLGVAVLDDLQAREGPALVTALAGIAPVTSLPALARSIIAATRVSNAIADNNWDLLKAVWDGGEGVRIKRAVADALAADELVTSLADALKQAQADATRLIQRPPVVPPIVPPVVPPPEPPRGLKGKKVLKKEDRQGLEVDEARRVLKEIEPLLRDGVILDISYQILGETDG, encoded by the coding sequence ATGTCTGTCTTGATCAAAGACCTCATCCACATCCCCGAGCGCGTCCAGCGCGGGGATTTCGTGCTCAATCTGGCGAGCGGCCTGGAGGCCGACGCCGTGGAGCAGACGCTCCGGGACTATGTTGTCACGCCGCAGCTCGCGCGCTGCTTCGAAGACGCACTGAGTTTCGTCAAGAGCACGGTCAACAGCCAGCAGAACCGCAACAAGGGCGCCTATCTGCACGGCAGCTTCGGCACGGGTAAATCGCATTTCATGGCGGTGCTGCACCTGCTGTTGCAGGGCAACGTGCAGGCGCGCGCCATCCCGGAGCTGGGGGCGGCCGTCGCCAAGCACAGCGACTGGATGCAGAGCCGCAACATCCTGCTGGTGCCCTATCACATGATCGGCGCGGCGAGCATCGAGGCCGGCGTGCTCGGCGGCTATGCGCGCCACATCCGCAAGCTCCATCCGGGCGCTCCGGTGCCCGGCTTCTACATGAGCGAACGGCTCTTCGACGACGCCCGAGCGATGCGCGGGCACCTGGGGGACGAGCGGTTCTTCGGCGCGCTCAACGCCGCGGGAAGGGGCGGGAGCAACGACGGTTGGGGGGATGTCGCAACCGGCTGGGATGCCGTGAGCTTCGATGCCGTGATCTCCGGTCAGCCGGGGGGACAGCCGGGGGGCCAACCGAGCGAGGACGGCCGCGACCGGCTGGTCAGCGACCTGGTCGGGAGCCTCTTTACCTCATTCGCAGACCTCGCCAACACCCAAAGCGGCGGCTATCTGGAGTTCGACGAGGGGCTGCGCGTGATGACCCGGCACGCCAAGGCGCTCGGCTACGACGCCGTCATCCTCTTTCTCGACGAGCTGATCCTCTGGCTCGCGAGCCGTCTGTCCGACCGCAACTTCATCAGCAGCGAGATCCAGAAGGTCGTCAAGCTGGTCGAGACCGGCATCCCGCGCGAGCTGCCGGTGATCAGCTTCATCGCCCGTCAGCGCGACCTGCGCGAGTTCGTCGGCGATCAGTACAGCGGGGTGGAGCAGGAGATCCTGAGCGACTCGCTGAAATACTGGGAGGGGCGCTTCCACACCATCACGCTGGAGGACCGGAACCTGCCGGTGATCGCTCAGCGGCGTCTGCTTGCGCCCGTCGACGAGGCGGCCCGGGGCCAGATCGAGGCGGCCTTCGCCCAGACCGAAAAGATGCGCGAAGACGCCTTCAACCTGCTGCTCACCAGCCAGGGCGATCGCGAGATGTTCCGCGCACTCTATCCCTTCAGCCCGGCCCTGGTTCAGGCGCTGGTGGCGCTGTCCTCGGCGCTGCAGCGCGAGCGCACGGCGCTCAAGGTCATGCTGATGCTGCTGGTGGAGCAGCGCGAGACCCTGGCGCTGGGAAGCGTTATCCCGGTGGGTGACCTCTACGACGTCATCGCCTCCGAGGCCGAGCCCTTCTCCGAGCAAATGCGTCAGCATTTCGACAACGCCAAGCTGTTGTTCGAGCGCAAGCTGATCCCGCTGCTGGAGATGGAGCATCAGAGCGGCGTTCAGGCACTCCTGGAGCTGCCCCCGGGCGATCTGCGGCGGCAAGCCTTCAACAACGACCTGCGTCTGCTCAAGACGCTGGTGCTGGCCGCGCTGGTTCCCGAGGTCGAGAGCTTCAAACAGCTCACGGCGACCAAGCTCGCGGCCCTGAATCACGGCACCATCCGCTCGCCTATCCCCGGCCAAGAGGCCCCCACGGTGATGCAGAAGTGCCGCAAATGGGCGGGGCAGGTGGGCGAGATCAAGATCTCGGAAGACACCAGCCCGATCATCGGCATCCAGCTCTCGGGCGTGGATACCGAAAGCATCCTCGAGCAGGCGCGCATCAACGACAACGACGGCAACCGTCGGCGCCTGGTCAAGGAGATGGTCTTCGATGCCTTCGGCATCCGCGACGACAATCAGCTCTTCGTCGAGCACGAATGGGTGTGGCGCGGCACCCGTCGGCGCGTGGAGGTGCTGTTCCAGAACATCCGCGAGATGACCGACGAGCGCTATTTCGAGGCGCGCGACGACCAGTGGAAGGTCATCATCGACTTCCCCTTCGACACCGGGACCTATTCGCCGACCGACGATCAGGCCAGGGTCAGGGAGTTCGAGGGCGCGGGCGGACAGGCGCGAACCCTCTGCTGGCTGCCCTATTTTCTGAGTCACGGCGCCCGGCAGAATCTCGGCAAGCTGGTCGTGCTCGAAGACATCCTCAAGAGCGAGGACAGCTTCAACCGCTACAGCCGCCATCTCAGCCCGCAGGATCGGGCGAGTGCTCGAACCCTGCTGGACAATCAACGCAGCCAGCTGCGCCAGCAGATCAAAGACATCCTGATGGGCGCCTACGGCGTCGCCGCGTCCTTGCCCGGATCGCTCGACAACACCGATCTGCTCGAGTCTCAGCTCATGTCGCTGCAGCCCGGGTTCACGCCGAGGCCGCCGCAGGGCACCACCATGGCGCGGGCCTTCGAGCAACTGCTCGGGCAGGCGCTGGCGTTTCAGTACCCGGACCACCCGGCCTTTTTCGAGACTCAGGGCGACGGCGAGGTCCGGCCGAGCGATCTGGGCAAGATCTTCCTGGAGCTGCGCCGCGCGATCCACGCACCCCACGGCCGTATCGATGTGGACAGCCCGCTGCGTCCGTTGATGCGCCAGATCGCCCAGCCGCTGAAGCTCGGCGAGATGCACGAGCGTCACTTCATCTTCAAGGAGGACTGGCCCCAGCACCTCGGCCGCGAGCTGGCCAAGACGGGCGGGGAGGTGACCGTGGCGGCACTGCGCACGGCGATGGACCTGCCGCAGCCCAAGGGCTTGCCGACCGCCGTGCAAAATCTGCTCATCCTGATCTTTGCCGAGCACGGCCAGTACGCCTTCACCTTCCACGGCGGTCCTTACGAGGATGTCTCGCTCAAGGACATCCGCGACGACCTGGTGCTGATCAAGCAGGATCTGGCCGAGCCCGCGCAGTGGAAGCAGGCACTGGATCACGCGGGTGCCTTGTTCGGACTGACGATCAATCCTCTGAGGACGGCGAACAACCAGAACGCGCTGCAAAAAGAGGTGCGCGACGCGGTCAAGACCTATCTGGAACCCTGTCGCGAGCTGCTGTCTGCACTGACCGAACAGCTTGACGCCTTGGGTCTTTCGGCGAGTGGAAATCGACTCGCCAATGCCAAGCTTGGCGTTGCGGTGCTGGACGATCTGCAAGCGCGCGAAGGGCCTGCGTTGGTCACCGCCTTGGCGGGCATCGCACCCGTCACCAGCCTACCGGCGCTGGCCCGCAGCATCATCGCCGCGACGCGCGTGAGCAATGCCATCGCGGACAATAACTGGGACCTGTTGAAGGCGGTCTGGGACGGCGGCGAGGGCGTTCGGATCAAGCGCGCCGTGGCCGACGCGCTGGCGGCGGACGAGCTGGTCACCTCCCTGGCCGATGCGCTCAAGCAGGCACAGGCGGATGCGACGCGGCTGATCCAGCGACCGCCGGTCGTTCCGCCGATCGTTCCCCCGGTCGTGCCGCCACCGGAGCCGCCCCGGGGACTCAAGGGCAAGAAGGTGCTGAAGAAAGAGGATCGCCAAGGCTTGGAGGTCGACGAGGCCCGCCGCGTTCTGAAGGAGATCGAGCCGCTGCTGAGGGACGGGGTGATACTGGATATCAGTTATCAGATCTTGGGGGAGACGGATGGCTGA